The proteins below are encoded in one region of Chroicocephalus ridibundus chromosome 9, bChrRid1.1, whole genome shotgun sequence:
- the PTPN9 gene encoding tyrosine-protein phosphatase non-receptor type 9, protein MAAELSAEEEQATKQFLEEINKWTGQYNVSPLSWNVAVKFLMARKFDVLRAIELFHSYRETRLKEGIVKLKPHEEPLRSELLSGKFTILSVRDPSGASIALFTAKLHHPSKSVQHVVLQALFYLLDRAVESFETQRNGLVFIYDMAGSQYTNFELDLSKKILNLLKGAFPARLKKVFIVGAPMWFRVPYSIISLLLKEKLRERVQMVKMSELKEHLPQECLPEYLGGSLKLDPLSWNCRFLPQQNGHPDPLDELILVPLAAPKDNGSVHVPGPKSVTLQELLDHVSRKQKRGIYEEYEDIRRRSPAGTFVCSLAPYNQEKNRYGDVPCLDQTRVKLAKPYSRPELTDYINASFMDGYKQRNAYIGTQGPLENTYGDFWRMVWEQNVLVIVMTTRLEEGGRRKCGQYWPLEKDFQVCFGALTITNLGVENLNHYKKTILEIHSSETRERRLVSHFQYLSWPDYGVPSSAATLIDFLGAVKQQQRVAVSALGPRFKGHPGGPPIVVHCSAGIGRTGTFCALDICLSQLQDVGTLNIYQTVLRMRTQRAFSIQTPEQYYFCYTAVLEHAQREGLLLANHSHTGQEKSPLGH, encoded by the exons GCGACCAAGCAGTTCCTGGAAGAGATCAATAAGTGGACGGGCCAGTACAATGTGTCCCCGCTCTCCTGGAACGTGGCCGTCAAGTTCCTCATGGCCCGCAAGTTTGACGTCCTGCGGGCCATCGAGCTCTTTCACTCCTACCGG GAGACGCGGCTGAAGGAGGGCATCGTGAAGCTGAAGCCGCACGAGGAGCCGCTGCGCTCGGAGCTGCTTAGTGGCAAGTTCACCATTCTG AGCGTGCGGGACCCCTCGGGAGCCTCCATCGCCCTTTTCACAGCCAAGCTGCATCACCCCAGCAAGAGCGTGCAGCACGTGGTGCTCCAGGCGCTCTTCTACCTGCTAGACCGAGCAGTGGAGAG cTTTGAAACCCAGAGGAACGGGCTGGTGTTCATCTACGACATGGCAGGCTCACAGTACACCAACTTCGAGCTGGACCTCAGCAAGAAGATCCTCAACCTGCTGAAG ggtgcCTTCCCAGCTCGGCTGAAGAAGGTTTTCATCGTGGGAGCACCCATGTGGTTTCGTGTGCCCTACTCCATTATCAgcctgctgctgaaggagaagctgCGAGAGCGG GTGCAGATGGTGAAGATGTCAGAACTGAAGGAGCACCTGCCCCAGGAATGCCTCCCTGAGTACCTGGGGGGATCCCTCAAGCTGGACCCTCTGAGCTGGAACTGCCGGTTCCTGCCCCAGCAGAACGGGCACCCCGATCCCCTGGATGAGCTCATCCTGGTGCCACTCGCGGCCCCCAAAGATAACGGCTCCGTCCACGTCCCCGGGCCCAAGTCCGTCACCCTCCAGGAGCTGCTGGATCACGTCAGCCGCAAGCAGAAGCGGGGCATCTATGAAGAGTATGAAGATATTCGGCGCAGGAGCCCAGCCGGCACTTTCGTCTGCTCTTT gGCACCCTACAACCAGGAGAAGAACCGGTACGGGGACGTGCCCTGCCTGGACCAAACCCGCGTCAAGCTGGCGAAGCCATACAGCCGCCCAGAG CTGACTGACTACATCAACGCGAGCTTCATGGATGGCTACAAGCAGAGGAACGCTTACATTGGGACTCAGG GGCCTCTGGAAAACACCTACGGTGACTTTTGGCGCATGGTGTGGGAGCAAAACGTCCTGGTGATTGTGATGACGACCCG gctggaagagggaggcaggagaaagtGCGGCCAGTACTGGCCTCTGGAGAAGGATTTCCAGGTGTGCTTCGGGGCCCTGACCATCACCAACCTGGGTGTGGAGAACCTCAACCATTACAAGAAAACCATCCTGGAGATCCACAGCTCGGAG ACCAGGGAGCGGCGGCTGGTGTCCCACTTCCAGTACCTGAGCTGGCCGGATTACGGCGTCCCCTCCTCTGCAGCCACTCTCATTGACTTTTTGGGggctgtgaagcagcagcagagggtgGCAGTCAGCGCCCTGGGACCTCGCTTCAAGGGTCACCCCGGGGGGCCCCCAATCGTGGTGCATTGCAGTGCTGGCATTGGCAGGACAG GTACCTTCTGCGCGCTGGACATCTGCTTGTCCCAGCTGCAGGACGTGGGGACGCTGAACATCTACCAGACGGTGCTGCGCATGCGGACGCAACGCGCCTTCAGCATCCAGACCCCCGAGCAGTATTACTTCTGTTACACTGCCGTCCTCGAGCACGCCCAGCGTGAGGGTCTGCTCCTTGCCAACCACAGCCACACCGGCCAGGAGAAAAGCCCACTGGGACACTGA